The sequence GGTACGACGCGCTCGGCATCCGGCGCCCGAGGCGCCCGCCGATCCCCCACCACGACGTCGGCGCCGACCCGATCCAGAGGATCCGCGTGCGGATCGCCGCGCACCGGCCGACGGTCGCACATCGGCCGCGCGCCGGGCGTCCGCCGATCAGGCCCGTCCCGATCAACCACGCCGCCGCCGGCCACCTGGCCCCGCGGCCGACCAGGGCCGTCGAACCTCGGGCGAGATCCACACCCGCGAGGGCGTCGCCGCCGACGGACAGCGCCGCCGCCCGCGACGCCCCGACGAGGCCGCGCCGCGGTCCCGCCGGCCGAACGCATCGGCGTCCGCGGCGGGACGAGACCGCGGGCAGGGCGGCCCGCGTACGCGCCGCGCCGACGACCGGACCGGTGCGCCCGGGCAGCGACGTCGGGGACCCGCGACCGCGCCCGGCGGCGGCCCGGATACCGGCGGCCCGGGACTCGACGTGCCGCCGCGCGCCGCGGCCGCCGGGCGACGCCGCCCGCCACGTCAGCGCGCAGACCCGGAGGCCGCCGCCGAATCCACCGGAACGCCGGCCGCCGCGCGCGTCCGGAAGCAGTTCTCCTGGAGATCCCGGACCACCCGTACCGGTCTCGGCCGTGGGCTCGTGGCGCTGTTGTCGGTGGCGGTGCTGCTGTGTACCGGTTACGCGTGGAATAGCGTCAGCAACCTGAACTCGAACATCACCCAACTGGCCGGCCTCGGACTCGGCGGCGCAGACGACGGCGCGGTGGACATCCTGCTCGTCGGTACCGACTCGCGGACCGACGCCAAGGGCAACCCGTTGTCGCCGTCGGAACTCAAGATGTTGCGCTCCGGCGAGGAGGTGGCGACCAACACCGACACGATCCTGCTCATCCGTATCCCGAACGACGGATCGTCGGCGACGGCGATCTCGATCCCGCGTGACTCCTACGTCGACGTCCCCGGCATCGGTAAGTCGAAGATCAATGCGGCGTACGGCACCACCAAGGAAGGGGTGCGCGAGCGCGCGGTCGAGTCCGGCGAGAGCGAGACGGCGGCCGAGAAGGACGGCACCCAGGCCGGCCGAAAGGCCCTGATCGACACGGTCGCGAACCTCACCGGCGTGAAGGTCGATCACTACGCCGAGGTCGGACTGCTCGGCTTCGTCCTGCTCACCAATGCGGTCGGTGGTGTCGATGTCTGCCTGAACGAGGCGGTCCGCGAACCGTTCTCGGGTGCCCGTTTCCACGCGGGCCGTCAGACCCTGAACGGCCCCAAGGCCCTCAGTTTTGTGCGCCAGCGCCACGGGTTGCCGCGCGGTGACCTCGATCGGATCACGCGCCAGCAGGTGTTCATGGCGTCCCTGACCCAGAAGATGTTGTCGGCTCACCTCCTCACCGACCCCGGCAAGCTCGACGAACTCCAGCGGGCCGTGTCTCGATCGGTGGTGATCGACAACGACTGGGACATCGTGAAGTTCGCAGAGCAGTTGAAGGATCTCAGCGGTGGCCGCGTCAAGTTCGCGACCATCCCCGTGGTGACCGAGCAGGGTTGGAGCGACGACGGGCAGCAGAGCGTCGTCCAGGTGGACCCGAAGCAGGTCCACAACTTCACCGACGATCTGCTGAACAGCAAGAAGGACGACGACACCCCCGACCGTGCCGACTACACCGTCGACGTGGTCAACGCGGGGACGATCGACGGCCTGGCCTCCAACGTGTCGAACATCCTGACGACCAAGGGCTTCCAGGCAGGCAAGACCGGCACCGGCGAGTCCAACGACAAGAACTCGGTGGTGTACGCCCATTCCGCCGACGACACCGGTGCACGGCAACTCGCGAAGGACCTCGGTGGGGCCGAGGTCCGGGCCGACTCCTCGATACCCGACAAGCGGATGAAGGCGGTCTTGACCAACACCTACGACGGCCCCGGGTCCATCGGCGACACCGGCGCACAGACCGACAACGTGCCGGCCAGCGAGCGGGTCGGCAACAACCGCCCGCCGATCACGGC is a genomic window of Gordonia sp. SID5947 containing:
- a CDS encoding LCP family protein, giving the protein MDSRPDGARRRSGGRARPDEPTTSSRGPADGRVRRARHPAPEAPADPPPRRRRRPDPEDPRADRRAPADGRTSAARRASADQARPDQPRRRRPPGPAADQGRRTSGEIHTREGVAADGQRRRPRRPDEAAPRSRRPNASASAAGRDRGQGGPRTRRADDRTGAPGQRRRGPATAPGGGPDTGGPGLDVPPRAAAAGRRRPPRQRADPEAAAESTGTPAAARVRKQFSWRSRTTRTGLGRGLVALLSVAVLLCTGYAWNSVSNLNSNITQLAGLGLGGADDGAVDILLVGTDSRTDAKGNPLSPSELKMLRSGEEVATNTDTILLIRIPNDGSSATAISIPRDSYVDVPGIGKSKINAAYGTTKEGVRERAVESGESETAAEKDGTQAGRKALIDTVANLTGVKVDHYAEVGLLGFVLLTNAVGGVDVCLNEAVREPFSGARFHAGRQTLNGPKALSFVRQRHGLPRGDLDRITRQQVFMASLTQKMLSAHLLTDPGKLDELQRAVSRSVVIDNDWDIVKFAEQLKDLSGGRVKFATIPVVTEQGWSDDGQQSVVQVDPKQVHNFTDDLLNSKKDDDTPDRADYTVDVVNAGTIDGLASNVSNILTTKGFQAGKTGTGESNDKNSVVYAHSADDTGARQLAKDLGGAEVRADSSIPDKRMKAVLTNTYDGPGSIGDTGAQTDNVPASERVGNNRPPITAGSDGPTCVN